Proteins encoded together in one Penicillium digitatum chromosome 1, complete sequence window:
- a CDS encoding LisH dimerization motif, which yields MSAPGGAPSPGPRSGSMGPGVNGNGMAMPSQQPLPGTPVHSAPTPGPSAPPSGAMSQQNLNQIVIDYLAKKGYSRTEAMLRMESANQEIDGRPLPQLGEDSRPKTRQGFDLLKNWVEENLDLYKPELRRVLWPLFVYSFFNMVTSFYPQDAKSFFETNKNMFLPEHTDDVRHFEPISLPEHLQDNSVAKLYRNNKYRVVLSNPAYTNLLQFLESKDKEGGSVMNAILSSFCSVKTLDRAADDRFSFAAMLNQINADQTFPAEDEGIPGHHPGSAYTGDNPAMAGTLPRLKLGRLAMEQLLEEDVRAELAEEDMKQPPAAGRNTLIQEFDQMIKNEDDDEAPNRADLPFPQSTARDVHIEVKKVMEHRDRFEIKARTGGVGPGLSVCMFTFHNTYDGVSCMDFSDDSQLVAVGFQQSYIRIWSLDGTNIQAADPDFDNSPPASSRRLIGHAGPVTAVAFQPCASAREGLSGNDKVATNARWLLSSSMDKTIRLWSLDSWQCMVVYKGHDHPVWDLSWGPFSHYFVSGGSDRTARLWVSDQIRQQRIFVGHDHDVDVVCFHPNSAYIFTASSDHTVRMWAVSTGNAVRMFTGHTGNITAMECSRDGKLLASADDQGCIFLWDLAPGRLLKRMRGHGKGGIWSISWSVESTVLVSGGADGTVRVWDVAGSQETTQGGRIIGETGTGTRLDAATNPSTSQTKKKKGKDVVVTADQISAFPTKKSPVYKVKFTNMNLVVAGGAYLP from the exons ATGTCGGCACCTGGCGGAGCCCCAAGCCCTGGACCTCGCAGTGGCAGTATGGGACCAGGTGTAAACGGCAACGGAATGGCGATGCCTTCCCAGCAACCATTACCTGGAACACCCGTTCACTCTGCACCAACTCCAGGACCCAGTGCACCACCAAGTGGTGCTATGTCACAGCAGAATTTGAACCAAATA GTTATTGATTATTTGGCCAAAAAGGGCTACAGCCGCACAGAAGCAATGTTGCGCATGGAGTCTGCCAACCAGGAGATTGATGGACGTCCACTCCCTCAGCTTGGGGAAGATTCTCGTCCCAAGACTAGACAAGGCTTTG ATTTACTGAAGAATTGGGTTGAGGAAAATCTTGATCTGTACAAG CCTGAACTTCGGCGTGTTCTATGGCCGCTCTTTGTCTATTCTTTTTTCAATATGGTCACTTCCTTCTATCCCCAGGATGCGAAATCGTTCTTTGAAACCAACAAGAACATGTTCCTTCCTGAGCATACCGATGACGTCCGCCATTTCGAGCCTATCAGCCTACCGGAGCACCTGCAGGACAACTCCGTTGCTAAGCTTTACCGAAACAACAAATACCGCGTTGTGTTGAGCAACCCCGCTTACACCAATCTTCTCCAGTTCCTGGAAAGCAAGGATAAAGAGGGAGGTTCTGTCATGAACGCAATTCTCAGCAGTTTTTGCTCAGTGAAAACTTTAGACAGAGCAGCAGATGACCGATTCAGTTTCGCTGCCATGTTGAACCAGATTAATGCTGACCAGACCTTCCCTGCTGAGgatgaaggcattccgggaCATCACCCTGGGTCAGCTTATACCGGTGACAACCCGGCCATGGCCGGTACACTTCCCCGCTTGAAGCTCGGAAGACTCGCTATGGAGCAACTTCTAGAGGAGGACGTGCGGGCCGAACTGGCTGAGGAAGATATGAAACAACCTCCTGCCGCTGGCCGTAACACGCTCATTCAGGAGTTTGACCAAATGATTAAAAATGAAGACGACGACGAAGCTCCTAATCGAGCAGATCTTCCTTTCCCTCAATCCACTGCTCGTGACGTCCATATTGAGGTGAAGAAAGTCATGGAACATCGCGACCGGTTCGAGATCAAGGCTCGCACAGGTGGTGTCGGTCCTGGACTCAGTGTGTGCATGTTCACATTCCACAACACTTACGATGG AGTTAGTTGCATGGACTTTTCAGATGACAGCCAGCTTGTTGCCGTCGGATTCCAGCAGTCATATATCCGAATCTGGAGCCTTGATGGCACGAACATTCAAGCTGCCGACCCTGACTTTGATAACTCGCCACCTGCCAGCTCGCGCCGTCTTATCGGCCATGCTGGTCCAGTCACTGCCGTTGCATTCCAGCCGTGCGCGTCTGCTCGCGAGGGCCTTTCGGGGAATGATAAGGTTGCCACCAATGCGCGCTGGTTGCTTTCATCATCCATGGACAAAACAATTCGCCTTTGGTCTCTTGACAGCTGGCAATGTATGGTCGTATACAAAGGGCACGACCACCCTGTTTGGGACCTAAGCTGGGGACCCTTTAGTCATTACTTTGTCTCCGGTGGATCTGACCGGACCGCCCGTTTGTGGGTTAGTGATCAAATCCGCCAACAACGTATCTTCGTCGGTCATGATCATGATGTGGATGTTGTTTGCTTCCATCCCAACTCGGCCTATATTTTCACCGCCAGCTCTGATCACACTGTCCGCATGTGGGCTGTTTCAACTGGTAATGCTGTCCGCATGTTCACTGGCCACACTGGCAACATCACCGCCATGGAGTGCAGTCGTGATGGAAAGCTTCTAGCATCTGCTGATGACCAGGGTTGCATCTTCTTGTGGGATCTTGCTCCTGGTAGACTGCTGAAGCGCATGCGTGGTCACGGCAAGGGCGGAATCTGGTCAATCAGCTGGAGCGTGGAGTCTACGGTGCTGGTTTCCGGTGGAGCTGATGGCACCGTGCGAGTTTGGGATGTTGCAGGCTCCCAGGAAACTACTCAAGGTGGCCGTATCATCGGTGAAACGGGCACTGGAACCAGACTGGATGCAGCAACAAACCCCTCGACAAGCCAAaccaagaaaaagaagggaaaagACGTCGTTGTCACAGCCGACCAAATCAGCGCTTTCCCGACTAAGAAGTCTCCTGTCTACAAGGTCAAGTTCACCAATATGAACTTGGTGGTTGCTGGTGGTGCCTATTTGCCTTGA
- a CDS encoding Protein phosphatase methylesterase 1, with the protein MSDFQKSFVKSKLAKFPPEAPRPESMSQSEDTWEDDSSTSSLSSTGTMVPSHTRQLFARTGRRLSSQPSLTWADFFDQELFLPEDVDNLHIVHHVYLTPPSESGPLFIMHHGAGSSGLSFATCAEEIRKILPKAGILSLDARSHGRTVVTTLNSKAGDGTPSTSAAAQAESSGQVELDLCLETLSRDLVHVIYQTQTRMGWEKLPDIILVGHSLGGAVITDVAKKGELGPKLLAYAVLDVVEGSAIDALQSMEKYLSTRPTRFSTLSSGIEWHTRSRTIRNTISARASVPSLLFEENEPSDPSRPWVWRTNLSATKPFWENWFVGLSRKFLDARGGKLLLLAGTDRLDKELMIGQMQGKYQLQVFPEAGHFVHEDQPAKTAQILADFYRRNDRSALVLPPKVADMQASAAMKKGTGAPGGSTGHMR; encoded by the exons ATGAGTGACTTTCAGAAATCATTTGTCAAGTCAAAACTGGCCAAGTTTCCACCAGAAGCACCAAGGCCTGAATCAATGAGCCAGTCAGAGGATACATGGGAGGACGACTCGTCGACGTCGTCGCTGTCGTCAACCGGGACGATGGTCCCGTCCCACACGCGACAGCTTTTCGCCCGAACGGGCCGACG ACTATCATCTCAACCCTCTTTGACATGGGCAGACTTCTTTGACCAGGAGCTCTTCCTGCCAGAGGATGTGGATAATCTTCATATTGTGCACCATGTCTATTTAACACCGCCATCTGAATCAGGCCCTCTTTTTATCATGCACCATGGGGCCGGTTCATCCGGGCTTTCCTTCGCGACGTGCGCAGAAGAGATTCGGAAGATCCTCCCAAAGGCGGGGATCTTGTCACTGGATGCTCGAAGCCATGGCCGTACCGTCGTGACCACACTGAATAGTAAGGCGGGCGATGGAACTCCGTCTACATCAGCGGCAGCCCAGGCTGAATCCTCGGGGCAGGTTGAGCTTGACCTTTGTCTTGAGACTCTGAGTCGGGATCTAGTCCATGTCATCTACCAAACACAGACTAGGATGGGCTGGGAGAAGCTACCTGATATCATTCTAGTTGGGCACAGTCTAGGTGGTGCGGTGATTACAGATGTCGCGAAGAAAGGAGAGCTGGGCCCGAAGCTATTGGCGTACGCGGTACTTGACGTAGTTGAAG GGTCTGCGATAGATGCCCTCCAGAGTATGGAGAAATATCTTTCAACCCGCCCAACCCGATTCTCAACCCTTTCATCTGGAATTGAATGGCA CACTCGCTCCCGCACAATCCGGAACACCATTTCCGCTCGCGCCTCGGTTCCTTCCCTCTTATTTGAAGAAAACGAGCCTAGCGACCCGTCCCGTCCGTGGGTGTGGCGCACCAACCTCTCCGCAACGAAACCTTTCTGGGAAAACTGGTTTGTTGGCCTGAGTAGAAAGTTCCTCGATGCACGAGGTGGAAAGCTGCTACTACTTGCTGGAACCGACAGATTAGACAAAGAGTTGATGATCGGGCAGATGCAAG GCAAATACCAACTCCAGGTCTTCCCTGAAGCAGGTCATTTCGTTCATGAGGACCAACCTGCGAAGACCGCGCAGATTCTGGCGGACTTTTACCGACGAAACGACCGGAGCGCATTGGTGCTTCCGCCCAAGGTGGCAGATATGCAGGCATCAGCGGCGATGAAGAAGGGGACTGGTGCTCCTGGTGGCTCTACAGGGCACATGAGATAG